Proteins from a genomic interval of Lolium perenne isolate Kyuss_39 chromosome 1, Kyuss_2.0, whole genome shotgun sequence:
- the LOC127334430 gene encoding uncharacterized protein, which yields MGPKRASFQDFALRTGKMTMNPNMEVNIKDQPYHGKQVVPDPLHQKGHTCFLHSTSTSTESQYKSRGALQDPQEDFEVILSRQDFKDQYEKKHGPIGGEKEEHTGFTRLTNSLEILKREGVPGYKGKQRAGLFKIMSYHEKDPVHVSKPSRSNPKSKRNPPQDIQKILCLAHVMVGTFRLSKNYKSLKPGDIYVYDKDDPETINGKYCSHAVAIIGYGRREGVWYYVFQNSYGEGWGEKGVGRVAMDSLRHLVRIKI from the exons ATGGGTCCGAAGCGAG CATCATTTCAGGATTTTGCACTCAGAACG GGCAAAATGACCATGAATCCCAACATGGAAGTGAACATCAAAGACCAACCTTATCATGGCAAACAGGTTGTGCCAGACCCTCTCCACCAAAAAGGGC ACACGTGCTTCCTACACAGCACCTCAACAAGCACAGAGTCCCAGTACAAAAGCCGGGGAGCGCTGCAGGACCCTCAGGAGGACTTTGAAGTAATCCTGTCAAGACAGGATTTCAAAGATCAATACGAAAAG AAGCATGGCCCAATTGGTGGAGAAAAAGAAGAGCATACTGGATTCACTCGATTGACAAACAGTCTTGAAATACTCAAAAGGGAAGGAGTGCCTGGGTACAAAGGGAAG CAAAGAGCTGGCTTATTCAAGATCATGAGCTATCATGAGAAGGATCCAGTTCATGTCTCGAAGCCTAGCAGATCTAACCCAAAATCTAAAAGAAATCCTCCTCAggatattcagaaaattttgtgtCTAGCACATGTCATGGTGGGTACATTCAGATTATCAAAGAACTACAAAAGTCTGAAGCCAGGGGATATTTATGTGTATGACAAAGATGACCCTGAAACCATCAATGGCAAATACTGCTCCCACGCTGTAGCTATCATCGGCTACGGCCGTAGAGAAGGAGTGTGGTATTATGTCTTTCAGAACAGTTATGGTGAAGGCTGGGGGGAGAAAGGTGTCGGGAGAGTGGCCATGGATAGTCTGCGACATCTCGTCCGGATCAAGATATGA
- the LOC127307515 gene encoding uncharacterized protein isoform X1 encodes MEPSNRTSSSRRGQNPRPDSPPPDSPLPSSPAPPPPPDSPLNRPLPPSLSLSFPPPPPRPHPRPPLSRQSPLLQLSARERPTYWRSRPTSPHFTLNSVNRYQTLSLLDCDDDIPSASESSAGHGADNNDMQNPVEDGSVRQHGCNVLLDDGESLNSDSSACSDCDVESDEDGDCSIGNPFLTDGYGNKTTWRLSDLNAEFTKYLEEQASKPKEKKLTKEERLKVHSNRMERYMKSALQKYNAEEKLSEDMYFEFDKVQCHNWIVEGDYDNQFYYHFNFSATQACSTTCLFFAEAIPNDGDSFDTSCKLLTDGDNGHCYGCKNAHVDDMRHPACGNVYVGGHIDQTFPFMIDTESEDDSD; translated from the exons ATGGAGCCGTCGAACCGCACCAGCTCGAGTCGTAGGGGGCAAAATCCTCGTCCCGATTCTCCTCCTCCGGATTCTCCTCTGCCTTcctctcctgctcctcctcctcctcccgattCTCCTCTTAATCGTCCACTACCGccgtctctttctctttctttcccaccacctcctcctcgtcctcatccCCGTCCACCTCTTTCTCGCCAATCACCTCTGCTGCAGTTGTCCGCGAGGGAGCGCCCCACTTATTGGCGCTCGCGTCCCACAAGTCCCCATTTTACATTGAATTCAGTAAATAG GTACCAGACACTATCGCTGCTTGATTGCGACGACGATATACCTTCTGCTTCTGAATCATCTGCAGG GCACGGCGCTGATAACAATGATATGCAAAATCCTGTTGAAGATGGTTCTGTTCGTCAACACGG GTGCAATGTGCTGCTGGATGACGGAGAATCTCTTAATTCTGACTCATCTGCCTG TTCCGATTGTGATGTTGAGAGTGATGAGGATGGAGATTGCTCTATTGGTAATCCTTTTCTTACAGATGGGTATGGAAACAAAACAACTTGGAGGTTGAGTGACCTAAATGCAGAATTCACCAAGTATTTAGAGGAGCAAGCAAGTAAACCAAAAGAAAAGAAACTCACAAAAGAAGAAAGGCTGAAAGTTCATAGCAATCGCATGGAGCGATACATGAAATCTGCTCTCCAGAAGTACAATGCTGAAGAGAAACTTTCTGAG GATATGTACTTCGAGTTTGATAAAGTTCAATGTCATAATTGGATTGTTGAAGGAGACTATGACAATCAGTTCTATTACCATTTCAATTTTTCAGCTACACAAGCTTGCTCCACAACCTGCTTATTTTTTGCTGAAGCGATCCCAAATGATGGAGACAGCTTTGATACCTCCTGCAAGCTCTTAACTGATGGTGACAATG GACATTGCTACGGTTGCAAAAATGCACATGTGGACGATATGAGGCATCCAGCCTGTGGCAATGTCTATGTTGGGGGTCATATAGACCAGACGTTCCCTTTTATGATTGACACCGAGAGTGAG GATGACAGTGATTGA
- the LOC127307515 gene encoding uncharacterized protein isoform X3 — protein sequence MADEELNQRYQTLSLLDCDDDIPSASESSAGHGADNNDMQNPVEDGSVRQHGCNVLLDDGESLNSDSSACSDCDVESDEDGDCSIGNPFLTDGYGNKTTWRLSDLNAEFTKYLEEQASKPKEKKLTKEERLKVHSNRMERYMKSALQKYNAEEKLSEDMYFEFDKVQCHNWIVEGDYDNQFYYHFNFSATQACSTTCLFFAEAIPNDGDSFDTSCKLLTDGDNGHCYGCKNAHVDDMRHPACGNVYVGGHIDQTFPFMIDTESEDDSD from the exons GTACCAGACACTATCGCTGCTTGATTGCGACGACGATATACCTTCTGCTTCTGAATCATCTGCAGG GCACGGCGCTGATAACAATGATATGCAAAATCCTGTTGAAGATGGTTCTGTTCGTCAACACGG GTGCAATGTGCTGCTGGATGACGGAGAATCTCTTAATTCTGACTCATCTGCCTG TTCCGATTGTGATGTTGAGAGTGATGAGGATGGAGATTGCTCTATTGGTAATCCTTTTCTTACAGATGGGTATGGAAACAAAACAACTTGGAGGTTGAGTGACCTAAATGCAGAATTCACCAAGTATTTAGAGGAGCAAGCAAGTAAACCAAAAGAAAAGAAACTCACAAAAGAAGAAAGGCTGAAAGTTCATAGCAATCGCATGGAGCGATACATGAAATCTGCTCTCCAGAAGTACAATGCTGAAGAGAAACTTTCTGAG GATATGTACTTCGAGTTTGATAAAGTTCAATGTCATAATTGGATTGTTGAAGGAGACTATGACAATCAGTTCTATTACCATTTCAATTTTTCAGCTACACAAGCTTGCTCCACAACCTGCTTATTTTTTGCTGAAGCGATCCCAAATGATGGAGACAGCTTTGATACCTCCTGCAAGCTCTTAACTGATGGTGACAATG GACATTGCTACGGTTGCAAAAATGCACATGTGGACGATATGAGGCATCCAGCCTGTGGCAATGTCTATGTTGGGGGTCATATAGACCAGACGTTCCCTTTTATGATTGACACCGAGAGTGAG GATGACAGTGATTGA
- the LOC127307515 gene encoding uncharacterized protein isoform X2, translating into MEPSNRTSSSRRGQNPRPDSPPPDSPLPSSPAPPPPPDSPLNRPLPPSLSLSFPPPPPRPHPRPPLSRQSPLLQLSARERPTYWRSRPTSPHFTLNSVNRYQTLSLLDCDDDIPSASESSAGHGADNNDMQNPVEDGSVRQHGCNVLLDDGESLNSDSSACSDCDVESDEDGDCSIGNPFLTDGYGNKTTWRLSDLNAEFTKYLEEQASKPKEKKLTKEERLKVHSNRMERYMKSALQKYNAEEKLSELHKLAPQPAYFLLKRSQMMETALIPPASS; encoded by the exons ATGGAGCCGTCGAACCGCACCAGCTCGAGTCGTAGGGGGCAAAATCCTCGTCCCGATTCTCCTCCTCCGGATTCTCCTCTGCCTTcctctcctgctcctcctcctcctcccgattCTCCTCTTAATCGTCCACTACCGccgtctctttctctttctttcccaccacctcctcctcgtcctcatccCCGTCCACCTCTTTCTCGCCAATCACCTCTGCTGCAGTTGTCCGCGAGGGAGCGCCCCACTTATTGGCGCTCGCGTCCCACAAGTCCCCATTTTACATTGAATTCAGTAAATAG GTACCAGACACTATCGCTGCTTGATTGCGACGACGATATACCTTCTGCTTCTGAATCATCTGCAGG GCACGGCGCTGATAACAATGATATGCAAAATCCTGTTGAAGATGGTTCTGTTCGTCAACACGG GTGCAATGTGCTGCTGGATGACGGAGAATCTCTTAATTCTGACTCATCTGCCTG TTCCGATTGTGATGTTGAGAGTGATGAGGATGGAGATTGCTCTATTGGTAATCCTTTTCTTACAGATGGGTATGGAAACAAAACAACTTGGAGGTTGAGTGACCTAAATGCAGAATTCACCAAGTATTTAGAGGAGCAAGCAAGTAAACCAAAAGAAAAGAAACTCACAAAAGAAGAAAGGCTGAAAGTTCATAGCAATCGCATGGAGCGATACATGAAATCTGCTCTCCAGAAGTACAATGCTGAAGAGAAACTTTCTGAG CTACACAAGCTTGCTCCACAACCTGCTTATTTTTTGCTGAAGCGATCCCAAATGATGGAGACAGCTTTGATACCTCCTGCAAGCTCTTAA